The following DNA comes from Candidatus Methylomirabilis sp..
TCGACCGGACGAAGGCCCGCCCGAGCACGTTTTTCGGGGACGGCTTGGTGGTCCACGTGGCCTTCGCCGACCCCGTCTGCCCGTCCCTGGGCGATCACCTGGAGCGCGCCGCGCGCGACGAGGGGGCGACCGTGCACCGGGGGGGGACCTACCTGTGCATCGAGGGGCCCCAGTTCTCGACCCGGGCCGAGTCCCGCATCTACCGGGCATGGGGCGTGGATGTCATCGGGATGACCAACCTGCAGGAGGCCAAGCTGGCCCGGGAGGCCGAGATCTGCTACGCCACGCTGGCCCTGGTGACCGACTACGACGTGTGGCACGAGACCGAGGAGGACGTGACCGTGGAGGCGGTGATCGCCGTCCTGCAGGAGAATGCGGCGATGGCCAAAGCGATCCTCCGGCGGGCGGTCCGGGCCATCCCGCCCACCCGGACCTGCGTCTGCCCTCACGCGCTCCGGGACGCCATCCTCACCGCGCGGGACCGGATCCCCCCGGCCACGCGGGAGCGCCTCGGGCTCCTCGTCGGGAAATACTTGTCGCCATGAAGATCCTGGTGGTCGGCTCAGTAGCCTACGACACCGTCCGGACCCCCTTCGGGGAGGTGAGCGAAGTGCTGGGAGGCTCGGCCGCCTACTTCGCCGTGGCCGCCGCCTTCTTCGCCGATGTCCGCCTGGTGGCGGTGGTGGGGGAGGACTTCGCCGAGGAGCATCTCGAGCTCCTCCGGGAGCGGCACGTGG
Coding sequences within:
- the mtnP gene encoding S-methyl-5'-thioadenosine phosphorylase, with amino-acid sequence MAEPRIGIIGGSGLYEMAGLTDVREERVETPFGPPSDAYVLGRLEGRPVAFLARHGRGHRLLPSELNFRANIYGFKALGAEWILSASAVGSMREDVKPRDMLIPDQFFDRTKARPSTFFGDGLVVHVAFADPVCPSLGDHLERAARDEGATVHRGGTYLCIEGPQFSTRAESRIYRAWGVDVIGMTNLQEAKLAREAEICYATLALVTDYDVWHETEEDVTVEAVIAVLQENAAMAKAILRRAVRAIPPTRTCVCPHALRDAILTARDRIPPATRERLGLLVGKYLSP